From a single Paenibacillus sp. FSL W8-0426 genomic region:
- a CDS encoding GGDEF domain-containing protein gives MNGIFTQIGEIAEAIPTVTPETRCDTVYQLFKQNAKLEGVAVVGAKGSPALMMRTLFFQQIGTQYGYNLYMGRAIGLVMNSEPLVVDYAEQITDVSIQAMNRNEEELYDLVLVTSAGGLMGAVSIRRLLLAVADIRAEMAIFLNPLTGLPGNRIIDERLQQLLRLDEFSVLYIDLDHFKSYNDSYGFKMGDQLIQATANLLRKHFMFPDTFLGHIGGDDFITILHHHNFREIGEQVLAGFEQMKREFYNADDLSNDYVMGEGRSGTLGCIPLVSVSIAVVSNMLRKYEKIEDIISEATRIKKICKSVSGSMMCVNEERVEQ, from the coding sequence GTGAACGGTATTTTTACGCAAATAGGTGAGATCGCTGAAGCCATTCCAACCGTAACGCCTGAGACCAGATGCGATACCGTCTATCAGCTTTTCAAGCAGAATGCCAAATTGGAAGGCGTTGCTGTCGTGGGGGCGAAGGGCAGCCCCGCATTAATGATGAGGACCCTTTTTTTTCAGCAAATCGGAACGCAATACGGCTATAATTTGTATATGGGCCGGGCGATTGGGCTTGTAATGAACAGTGAACCGTTGGTGGTGGATTATGCAGAACAGATTACGGACGTCAGCATTCAAGCGATGAACCGTAATGAAGAAGAGCTGTACGACCTAGTGCTGGTGACATCGGCCGGAGGTCTGATGGGAGCGGTCAGCATTCGGAGATTATTGCTGGCCGTTGCCGATATTCGTGCGGAAATGGCCATTTTCCTGAATCCACTCACAGGTTTGCCGGGCAACCGTATCATTGACGAGCGTCTTCAACAACTGCTTCGATTGGATGAGTTCAGCGTGCTGTATATCGACTTGGATCATTTTAAGTCGTACAACGACAGCTATGGCTTCAAAATGGGGGATCAGTTGATTCAGGCCACGGCCAATCTGTTACGGAAACATTTCATGTTTCCCGACACGTTTCTTGGGCATATCGGGGGTGACGACTTCATCACGATTTTACACCATCACAATTTTCGGGAAATTGGCGAGCAGGTGCTGGCAGGGTTCGAGCAGATGAAACGGGAATTTTACAATGCCGATGATCTAAGCAATGATTATGTGATGGGAGAAGGCCGTTCGGGAACGCTCGGATGCATTCCGCTTGTTTCGGTGTCCATTGCCGTTGTGTCCAACATGCTGCGAAAATATGAGAAAATCGAAGACATCATCAGTGAAGCGACACGGATCAAAAAAATATGCAAATCCGTCTCGGGCAGCATGATGTGCGTAAATGAGGAGCGGGTAGAGCAGTAA